The following proteins are encoded in a genomic region of Acidobacteriota bacterium:
- a CDS encoding VWA domain-containing protein: MKSVLFTILALTISVSAQSGRIKPSPTPTPTPQDRTSVGYVPTQIKTPPGAKPTPTPTVDDIVKVDSTLVPIPVSVLDANGRSVSNLHEKDFELRIDGKLAEMGEIFRSDAPIRLAMLFDNSSSVLIARDFEREAAIRFFRRVIRPEKDQAALFSVADYTRLEQPFTSDIDRLIQAIQLFPEPKGATALLDGIVEAADYLKKSTGRRVLVIVSDGEDTYSEQKNTLEAVVRLLHINNVQVYVVKTKDFENYKRSGTRTGNANIHALTAERRMLEITAQTGGAVYSPIDEREMKDAFDRISGELAQQYVISYYPETETDKAGEFREIAVTVKTKQNVTVRARKGYYVGKK; this comes from the coding sequence ATGAAGTCAGTCTTGTTCACAATTTTGGCATTGACGATCAGCGTTTCGGCGCAATCGGGCCGTATAAAGCCGAGCCCGACGCCGACGCCTACGCCGCAGGATCGGACGTCAGTTGGTTACGTCCCGACCCAGATCAAAACGCCTCCGGGCGCAAAACCGACACCAACGCCCACGGTAGACGATATCGTCAAGGTCGATTCGACGCTCGTGCCGATCCCGGTTTCGGTCCTGGACGCGAACGGACGCTCGGTTTCGAACCTGCACGAGAAAGATTTTGAACTGCGGATCGACGGCAAACTCGCGGAGATGGGCGAGATATTCCGGAGCGATGCACCGATCAGGCTCGCGATGCTGTTTGATAATTCATCGAGCGTGCTGATCGCCCGCGATTTCGAACGCGAGGCCGCTATCCGATTTTTCCGCCGCGTTATCCGACCTGAAAAAGATCAGGCCGCGTTGTTTTCGGTCGCCGATTACACGAGGCTCGAACAGCCGTTTACAAGCGACATCGACCGGCTCATACAGGCGATACAGCTGTTCCCCGAACCTAAAGGAGCTACGGCATTGCTCGACGGTATCGTCGAGGCCGCCGATTATCTTAAAAAGTCCACGGGCCGCCGCGTGCTGGTCATTGTCTCGGACGGCGAAGACACATACAGCGAGCAAAAGAACACGCTCGAAGCAGTTGTTCGCCTCTTGCATATCAACAACGTCCAGGTCTATGTGGTGAAAACAAAGGACTTTGAGAATTACAAACGCAGCGGGACGCGTACCGGCAACGCCAACATTCACGCTCTCACTGCCGAACGACGGATGCTCGAGATCACGGCTCAAACCGGCGGAGCCGTCTATTCCCCGATCGACGAACGCGAAATGAAAGACGCCTTCGACCGCATCTCAGGCGAACTCGCACAGCAATACGTGATCAGCTATTACCCGGAAACTGAGACGGACAAGGCGGGCGAATTTCGCGAGATCGCGGTGACCGTCAAGACCAAACAAAACGTGACCGTAAGGGCGAGAAAAGGGTATTATGTGGGGAAGAAGTGA
- a CDS encoding sulfite exporter TauE/SafE family protein: MEPAAILIILAVFVVAVLYSSVGHGGASGYLAVMALLAVAPEVTRPTALALNVIVSMIALVQFARLGHFSWRLFWPFAVTSIPFAFIGGNIDLPMHIYKVVLGVVLIVTALRLSLNIRSKGEITEPRLPLAFAIGAAIGLVSGLVGVGGGIFLTPVLLLMNWSEARVAAGVSALFILVNSIAGLAGVYEKALALPMSVLPWVVAAVIGGSIGSTMGSKRFDSLTLRRALAIVLVVAGVKLIIV, from the coding sequence ATGGAACCAGCGGCAATTCTGATCATTCTCGCCGTATTTGTCGTCGCGGTCCTATATTCATCGGTCGGGCATGGCGGGGCTTCGGGGTATCTGGCGGTGATGGCGCTTTTGGCGGTGGCACCTGAGGTTACGCGGCCGACGGCATTGGCGTTGAATGTCATTGTCTCGATGATCGCATTGGTACAGTTCGCTCGATTGGGGCATTTTTCCTGGAGGCTGTTTTGGCCATTTGCAGTTACGTCGATACCGTTTGCGTTCATCGGTGGAAACATCGATCTGCCGATGCACATTTATAAGGTCGTTCTCGGCGTTGTGCTGATAGTGACGGCGCTCCGACTTTCGCTGAATATCAGATCAAAAGGCGAAATAACCGAGCCGCGGCTGCCATTGGCCTTCGCGATCGGTGCGGCGATAGGGTTGGTTTCCGGTCTTGTCGGCGTCGGTGGCGGTATCTTCCTCACGCCGGTTCTGCTGTTGATGAATTGGTCAGAGGCACGTGTTGCTGCGGGCGTTTCGGCGTTGTTTATTCTGGTAAATTCCATCGCTGGTCTCGCGGGTGTTTATGAGAAAGCCCTTGCATTGCCGATGAGTGTGTTGCCTTGGGTCGTGGCTGCCGTTATAGGAGGATCGATCGGATCAACGATGGGTTCGAAAAGGTTCGACTCGTTGACGCTCCGACGTGCCCTCGCAATTGTGCTGGTTGTCGCGGGCGTGAAGTTAATTATTGTCTAG
- the trmFO gene encoding methylenetetrahydrofolate--tRNA-(uracil(54)-C(5))-methyltransferase (FADH(2)-oxidizing) TrmFO, giving the protein MNEKINVIGGGLAGVEAAWQAAELGARVRLYEMRPVQQTPAHRTDQLAEIVCSNSLKTDEPGSAPYLLKEELRRGGSMVLEVAHATRVPAGAALSVDRGKFAEMITERVEAHPDIEVIREEVTEIPADEISIIATGPLTSDALTKEIMKLTGDDQLYFYDAIAPIIAADSIDMSIAFKAARYDKGGDDYINCPMDRDQYEVFIDAVLNAKSVPLKRFEDTHWFESCLPIEEIARRGPETLRFGPMKPKGLRHPKTGEEPWACVQLRQENMMADAYGMVGFQNHLRYGEQERVLKLIPGLENAEFLQFGQIHRNTFINSPKILNESLETRTNPRLFFAGQITGVEGYVESVATGWLAGINAVRVARGFDMVSAPLTSAIGALCRYVSNVETKNFQPVNITFGLLEPLPVELRKKHRNKRERHGIQVERALEDWDEWIKEL; this is encoded by the coding sequence ATGAACGAAAAGATAAACGTGATTGGCGGTGGATTGGCTGGTGTAGAAGCGGCATGGCAGGCGGCGGAGTTGGGTGCGCGAGTTAGGTTGTACGAGATGCGGCCCGTGCAGCAGACGCCCGCACATCGGACCGACCAACTCGCAGAGATCGTTTGTTCAAATTCGCTCAAAACGGATGAGCCTGGCTCGGCACCTTATCTGTTGAAAGAAGAGCTGAGACGCGGCGGTTCGATGGTGCTGGAGGTTGCTCACGCGACTCGCGTTCCGGCTGGTGCGGCTTTGTCGGTGGACCGCGGGAAGTTTGCGGAGATGATAACCGAACGCGTTGAGGCTCATCCGGATATTGAGGTGATCAGGGAGGAAGTTACGGAAATTCCGGCGGATGAGATCTCAATAATCGCGACAGGGCCCCTGACCTCGGACGCGTTGACCAAAGAGATCATGAAGCTGACGGGCGACGATCAGCTTTATTTTTATGATGCGATCGCACCGATCATCGCGGCGGATTCGATAGATATGTCGATCGCGTTCAAGGCGGCCCGGTATGACAAAGGCGGCGACGATTATATAAATTGCCCGATGGACCGCGATCAGTACGAGGTATTTATCGACGCGGTTCTGAACGCGAAATCCGTCCCGCTCAAACGGTTTGAGGACACGCATTGGTTCGAATCGTGCCTGCCGATCGAAGAGATCGCCCGCCGCGGGCCTGAGACACTGCGGTTTGGACCGATGAAGCCGAAGGGCCTTCGGCACCCGAAGACCGGTGAAGAGCCGTGGGCGTGTGTGCAGCTTAGACAGGAAAATATGATGGCAGACGCGTATGGAATGGTCGGTTTTCAGAATCATCTGCGATATGGTGAGCAGGAACGCGTCCTAAAACTCATTCCCGGCCTCGAGAACGCTGAATTCCTGCAATTCGGCCAGATCCACCGCAATACATTCATCAACAGTCCAAAGATATTAAACGAATCGCTCGAAACACGCACAAATCCGCGACTCTTTTTCGCCGGCCAGATCACCGGCGTCGAAGGCTACGTCGAATCCGTCGCCACCGGCTGGCTCGCCGGCATCAACGCCGTTCGGGTCGCTCGCGGTTTCGATATGGTATCCGCGCCGTTAACATCGGCGATCGGAGCGCTATGTCGCTACGTCTCAAACGTCGAGACCAAAAATTTTCAGCCGGTGAATATTACGTTCGGTTTGCTCGAACCGCTGCCGGTCGAGCTTCGAAAGAAACACCGAAATAAAAGAGAAAGGCACGGCATTCAGGTCGAACGTGCCCTTGAGGATTGGGATGAATGGATCAAAGAGCTATAA
- a CDS encoding EAL domain-containing protein, with translation MESQLHNNLSQDRSIPLTFSEVESVTQSNSAPVDSFVGDLSAQSLGDNIFNSISDAILVLDADARIERINPATLELTGFSEAELVGRSVEILTRNRRFFEKMFERSLHKSALGNRFEMHCQRKDGSRFPVSVSTSTIFDSATDSHKLICVARDITKGKRLEAESRAISRIIHGAASTANLEELFELIHRTIKKIVYAENFFVALFDPETEMLTMQFWVDKYDPMPAPLKVGRSLSAYVFRKGRSMLFTDADAKRLIERGEVESVGTDSPIWLGVPLKTPSGNIGVLVVQDYENSDTYTYRDVELLTSVADQIALAIERKRAEDALIRSQERFELVARATSDAVWDWNLSTNEIWWNEGFQKLFGYESEAIGGGLDSWIGRLHPDDSERVVHDIHRHIESGHTNWSDEYRFRRADGSYAFVIDRGYVVYDNETPLRMLGSMMDVTDRKSLEDQLTHQALHDPLTKIANRVLFKDRVDHALTKLARANTSLAVLFLDLDNFKAINDSLGHAAGDKLLVCVAERLQDCLREADTAARLGGDEFAVLVETMYRPDEAVMIAERILSVFRQPFVVDGKEIHVGTSIGIAVSSPAALSSEELLRNADLAMYLAKSQGKGKHIVFEAKMHEALMERIELEEELRRGIEKREFVLHYQPILDLQSNKMLGMEALVRWMHPRLGLLAPMKFIPMAEETNLIVPLGEWILGEACRQVQAWRVQYPEDLDVAVTVNISIRQFLQAELVELVSRALRNSGLPPRSLILEITESFMMQDTEATIAKLHELKKLGVRLAIDDFGTGYSSLSYLQRFPIDILKIDKSFIDKLGQGREGNAVARAIIMMGDSLNLKTIAEGIEHPEQISELQLLGCEAGQGFHFSKALTVGDMDEFLLDRRPTASA, from the coding sequence ATGGAATCCCAACTGCACAATAATCTGAGTCAGGATCGTTCGATCCCATTGACGTTTAGCGAAGTGGAATCGGTCACCCAATCGAATTCGGCGCCGGTCGATAGCTTCGTCGGCGATTTGTCAGCGCAAAGCCTCGGTGACAACATCTTCAACTCGATCTCGGACGCGATCCTTGTCCTCGACGCTGATGCCAGGATCGAACGGATCAATCCTGCAACGCTTGAGCTGACGGGCTTTTCCGAAGCCGAGCTTGTCGGCCGATCCGTCGAAATTCTCACCCGAAACCGCCGCTTCTTTGAAAAGATGTTTGAGCGTTCGCTGCACAAGAGTGCACTCGGAAACCGCTTTGAAATGCATTGCCAGCGAAAGGACGGCAGCCGGTTCCCCGTATCAGTTTCGACCTCGACCATATTCGATTCAGCGACCGATTCGCACAAATTGATCTGCGTCGCCCGCGACATTACAAAGGGCAAACGGCTCGAAGCCGAATCCCGTGCCATCTCACGCATCATCCACGGGGCCGCCTCTACCGCCAATCTCGAGGAATTATTCGAACTCATTCACCGCACGATCAAAAAGATCGTCTATGCCGAAAACTTTTTCGTCGCCCTTTTCGATCCCGAGACCGAGATGCTTACCATGCAGTTCTGGGTCGATAAATACGACCCAATGCCGGCACCGCTCAAGGTTGGCCGCAGCCTGAGCGCGTATGTATTTCGTAAAGGGCGTTCGATGTTGTTTACCGACGCCGATGCGAAACGTCTGATCGAACGCGGCGAGGTCGAATCGGTCGGCACCGATTCGCCGATCTGGCTCGGGGTACCGCTCAAGACGCCGTCAGGCAACATTGGAGTGTTGGTCGTCCAGGACTATGAGAATTCCGATACGTATACGTATCGCGACGTGGAATTATTGACGTCGGTCGCCGATCAGATCGCATTGGCGATCGAGCGCAAGCGTGCCGAAGACGCATTGATCCGAAGTCAGGAACGCTTCGAACTCGTCGCCCGGGCGACCAGCGATGCCGTTTGGGATTGGAATCTTTCGACGAATGAGATCTGGTGGAATGAGGGCTTTCAAAAGCTCTTCGGCTACGAGAGCGAAGCCATCGGCGGCGGCCTTGATTCTTGGATCGGGCGTTTGCATCCTGACGATTCGGAACGCGTGGTACATGACATCCACCGTCATATCGAGAGCGGCCACACAAATTGGTCGGACGAATATCGTTTCAGGCGTGCCGACGGCTCGTATGCTTTTGTCATTGACCGCGGCTATGTCGTTTACGACAACGAAACGCCCCTGCGAATGCTCGGCTCGATGATGGACGTCACCGACCGCAAATCGCTCGAAGATCAGCTGACGCATCAGGCACTGCATGATCCGCTGACTAAGATCGCAAACCGAGTACTCTTTAAGGATCGGGTCGATCACGCACTGACCAAGCTCGCGCGTGCAAATACATCGCTGGCCGTTCTTTTCCTTGATCTCGATAATTTTAAGGCGATAAATGATTCGCTCGGCCACGCGGCCGGTGACAAGCTGCTGGTCTGTGTCGCCGAACGCTTGCAGGATTGCCTGCGCGAGGCTGATACGGCAGCCCGGCTCGGCGGCGACGAGTTTGCCGTCCTCGTCGAAACGATGTACCGGCCTGACGAGGCCGTCATGATCGCCGAACGAATTCTCTCAGTATTTCGCCAGCCTTTTGTCGTTGACGGCAAAGAGATCCACGTCGGAACCAGCATTGGAATAGCCGTCAGTTCGCCTGCCGCACTTTCGTCCGAAGAATTGCTCCGTAACGCCGACCTCGCGATGTACCTTGCAAAGAGCCAGGGCAAAGGCAAACACATCGTTTTCGAAGCCAAGATGCACGAGGCTTTGATGGAGCGGATCGAACTCGAAGAAGAGCTTCGCCGCGGAATAGAAAAGCGTGAATTTGTCCTTCACTACCAGCCGATCCTCGATCTGCAATCGAACAAAATGCTCGGCATGGAAGCCTTGGTGCGCTGGATGCATCCGCGACTCGGCCTGCTCGCACCGATGAAATTCATCCCGATGGCAGAGGAGACGAACCTCATCGTGCCGCTAGGCGAATGGATCCTCGGCGAAGCTTGCCGTCAGGTTCAGGCATGGCGGGTGCAGTATCCGGAAGATCTCGATGTCGCCGTAACGGTCAATATTTCGATTCGCCAGTTCCTGCAGGCAGAGCTCGTCGAGCTCGTCAGCCGGGCGCTTCGCAACTCGGGCCTGCCGCCGCGTTCGCTGATACTGGAGATCACGGAGAGCTTTATGATGCAGGACACCGAGGCGACCATCGCAAAACTCCACGAGCTGAAAAAACTCGGTGTACGCCTCGCCATCGACGATTTCGGTACCGGCTATTCGAGCCTCAGCTATCTGCAGCGATTCCCGATCGACATCCTCAAGATCGACAAATCGTTCATCGACAAACTCGGCCAGGGCCGGGAGGGCAACGCCGTCGCACGCGCGATAATAATGATGGGCGACTCGCTCAACCTCAAGACCATCGCCGAAGGCATCGAGCACCCTGAACAGATCAGCGAACTCCAACTGCTCGGCTGCGAGGCCGGCCAGGGATTCCATTTTTCAAAAGCATTGACAGTTGGTGATATGGACGAGTTCTTACTCGATCGCCGTCCGACCGCCAGTGCCTGA
- a CDS encoding P22 coat protein - protein 5 domain protein has product MSLEFIPTVWAARLLTALNNSLVYGQANVCNRDYEGEIQKAGNTVKIASVSDVSVNNYTKDADIADPEILSDDDQTLLIDQQKYFNFYVDSVDRAQQNVNVLDEAMRQAGWKLRNVADTYIAGLMETDVPTDNKIGSVAVPIVPTKDNAYEYLVDLGVKLDESNTPIDGRFVVVPAWFHGLLLKDDRFVRSGTATGDHRLRNGEVGEAAGFSILKSNNVPHTTGTKYKILAGHSIATSYVEQVVDVQTYKPEKRFGDAVKGLHVYGAKVVRPTALACLIANKA; this is encoded by the coding sequence ATGTCATTAGAATTTATACCAACAGTATGGGCGGCGAGGCTGCTTACCGCTCTCAACAACTCTCTCGTATATGGACAGGCGAATGTGTGCAATCGCGATTACGAAGGCGAGATCCAAAAGGCCGGAAATACGGTCAAGATCGCATCGGTCAGCGACGTTTCGGTCAACAACTATACAAAGGACGCCGATATCGCGGATCCCGAGATCTTGTCGGACGACGACCAGACCCTGTTGATAGATCAGCAGAAGTATTTTAACTTTTATGTCGATAGCGTCGATCGTGCCCAGCAGAATGTAAATGTGTTGGACGAAGCGATGCGTCAGGCGGGATGGAAACTGCGAAATGTGGCGGACACATACATTGCCGGGCTGATGGAAACGGACGTGCCGACCGATAACAAGATAGGCTCGGTGGCCGTACCGATCGTGCCGACCAAAGACAATGCGTACGAATACCTCGTCGATCTTGGCGTCAAGCTCGACGAATCGAACACGCCGATCGACGGCCGGTTTGTCGTCGTGCCGGCCTGGTTTCACGGGTTGCTGCTCAAGGACGACCGCTTTGTGCGGTCCGGAACCGCGACCGGCGACCATAGGCTCAGAAACGGCGAGGTGGGCGAGGCGGCGGGATTTTCGATCCTCAAATCGAACAACGTACCGCACACCACTGGGACGAAATACAAGATCCTCGCGGGCCATTCGATCGCGACGTCGTATGTCGAACAGGTCGTCGATGTCCAAACGTACAAGCCGGAAAAGCGCTTTGGCGATGCTGTCAAAGGACTGCACGTATACGGTGCCAAGGTCGTGAGGCCAACGGCGCTGGCGTGCTTGATCGCGAATAAGGCGTAA
- a CDS encoding phage portal protein — protein sequence MNIHIEEAIESFRGNAARYARSERYYGGNHDLAFATDKFRNAFGSLFREFALNLCPAVCEAVRDKLRVVGFGVDGISAGGEMQAAGVRSDANRIWNANRMRIRAGEVHREVLICADAYMIVWPDAAGNAVMYPNGAGSVTVTYDDEQPGTIARAAKYWRGVDKRIRLNLFYPDSIEKYVSKETSEGSLFDAAEFVPFVEKERTTPSAQSGGHPSFVRRGASEPEIGNPQSAIRNPYGIVPVFHFANNAGIGAFGRSELEAAIPIQDGLNKSMLDMLVAMEYSAFRQRWAAGIEVEVDNNGKVVPPFTAGIDHLWISQNADATFGDFATANLEQFLKVKDSFRGDIASVTGTPLHYFMQSQTRNTASGEALRKAETRFIAKVRDRQESFGQIWADAMQFALTIEGKGSGVQLITDWEDPAPMSDKEFLENILLKKQIGLPVEQALIEAGYGEADVKAMVTKAS from the coding sequence ATGAATATTCATATCGAAGAAGCGATCGAAAGTTTTCGCGGGAACGCGGCGAGGTATGCAAGGTCGGAAAGGTATTACGGCGGGAATCATGATCTGGCATTTGCGACGGACAAGTTTAGGAATGCGTTCGGGTCGCTGTTCAGGGAGTTTGCACTCAATCTGTGCCCGGCGGTTTGTGAGGCGGTGCGGGACAAGCTGCGGGTGGTCGGGTTTGGCGTTGACGGCATCAGTGCTGGTGGCGAAATGCAGGCTGCAGGCGTGCGGTCCGACGCAAATCGCATTTGGAACGCGAATCGAATGCGGATCAGGGCCGGGGAAGTGCATAGAGAGGTTCTTATATGCGCCGACGCGTATATGATCGTCTGGCCGGACGCGGCGGGCAATGCCGTGATGTATCCGAACGGTGCGGGAAGCGTCACGGTCACGTACGACGACGAACAGCCGGGCACGATAGCGCGTGCAGCGAAGTATTGGCGAGGTGTGGACAAACGGATAAGGCTGAATTTGTTTTATCCTGACAGCATCGAGAAATATGTGTCGAAAGAAACAAGTGAAGGCTCACTGTTCGATGCTGCGGAGTTTGTGCCGTTCGTTGAGAAAGAGAGAACCACCCCGTCCGCCCAGAGCGGCGGCCACCCCTCCTTTGTAAGGAGGGGAGCTTCCGAGCCGGAAATCGGCAATCCGCAATCCGCGATCCGCAATCCGTACGGCATCGTGCCGGTCTTTCATTTTGCAAATAATGCGGGGATCGGGGCGTTTGGGCGGTCGGAGCTGGAGGCGGCGATACCGATACAGGACGGGCTGAATAAATCGATGCTCGACATGCTGGTGGCGATGGAATATTCGGCGTTTCGGCAGCGTTGGGCGGCGGGCATCGAGGTCGAGGTGGACAACAACGGCAAGGTCGTGCCGCCTTTTACGGCCGGCATCGATCATCTATGGATCTCGCAAAACGCGGACGCGACGTTTGGCGATTTTGCGACGGCGAACCTCGAACAGTTCTTAAAAGTAAAGGACAGTTTTCGCGGCGACATCGCTTCGGTGACGGGAACGCCGCTGCACTATTTTATGCAGAGCCAGACGCGAAATACGGCGAGCGGCGAAGCCCTCAGAAAGGCCGAGACGCGTTTTATCGCCAAGGTCCGCGACCGGCAGGAATCGTTCGGCCAGATCTGGGCCGACGCGATGCAGTTCGCCCTCACGATCGAAGGCAAAGGCAGCGGCGTCCAGCTAATCACCGATTGGGAAGACCCCGCACCGATGTCCGACAAGGAATTTCTCGAAAATATTCTATTGAAAAAACAGATCGGTCTGCCGGTCGAACAGGCGTTGATCGAAGCGGGCTATGGTGAGGCTGATGTGAAGGCGATGGTAACGAAGGCGAGTTAA